In Desulfosediminicola ganghwensis, a single window of DNA contains:
- a CDS encoding SCO family protein, protein MVRSGVVYLAVILQLLSLPFVAGATAEQDEVGELPRDINREWVTEKRGEYIPLDARFLDEHGREITLGEIIDRPTLILPIYFYCPSSCSVNLANMAVAMNRLSFDPGDDYKAIALSFSHTETPEIASQAKRNYLKLTFDGFPENEWLFLTSSAEEIKRVTDSLGFRFKRIDDETFVHPSAMIAVAADGKIIRYVYGSFISGDIDMAISSAREGIPILSVRRFLEFCFNYDTSGKRAIYQNVKVAVLIFFTVVLVGVSIYYRKKRRRGGGRTR, encoded by the coding sequence ATGGTCCGTTCAGGCGTAGTATACCTTGCTGTTATCCTGCAGCTGCTGTCGCTGCCGTTTGTAGCGGGAGCGACAGCAGAGCAGGATGAAGTCGGCGAACTTCCCCGTGACATCAATCGTGAATGGGTTACGGAAAAGCGTGGAGAATACATTCCGCTCGATGCAAGATTTTTAGATGAACACGGCAGGGAAATAACTCTGGGAGAAATTATAGATCGGCCAACACTCATTCTGCCGATTTACTTTTACTGCCCGAGTTCCTGCAGCGTAAACCTAGCCAATATGGCTGTGGCCATGAATCGCCTGAGTTTTGATCCCGGTGATGACTATAAAGCTATAGCACTCAGCTTCAGCCATACTGAAACACCAGAGATAGCGTCGCAGGCGAAGCGGAATTACCTCAAGCTGACTTTTGATGGTTTTCCGGAAAATGAGTGGTTGTTTCTTACCAGCTCAGCAGAAGAGATCAAACGTGTTACAGATTCGCTGGGATTCAGGTTCAAGCGCATAGATGATGAAACCTTTGTGCATCCATCGGCAATGATTGCTGTGGCAGCGGACGGTAAAATTATCCGTTATGTATATGGTTCATTTATTTCGGGCGACATAGATATGGCAATATCAAGTGCCCGGGAGGGTATTCCCATCCTCTCTGTACGTCGGTTTCTGGAATTTTGTTTTAATTATGACACCAGCGGCAAGAGAGCGATTTATCAGAACGTGAAAGTGGCGGTATTGATATTTTTTACGGTAGTTCTCGTAGGCGTTTCCATATATTACCGCAAAAAACGAAGGCGCGGCGGAGGACGGACGAGGTAA
- the coxB gene encoding cytochrome c oxidase subunit II — translation MIPGKGVDQALWYILGISAVLLVGITATMIYFVIRYRRSKHPVPHDIRDNVPLEIAWTVIPTFIALSMFYIGWQSYIGLRTVPENAIEIEVLGQQYSWIFIYDNDKETENTLVVPLGQPIKLNITSIDVLHSFYIPAFRVKVDAVKGMENYVWFNADVLGEYDILCTEYCGTEHSAMVAKLRIVPEEEYLVWLESEDE, via the coding sequence ATGATTCCGGGAAAAGGTGTTGACCAGGCACTCTGGTACATCCTTGGTATTTCAGCAGTCCTGCTGGTGGGTATAACCGCGACGATGATCTACTTCGTTATCCGTTATCGGCGGAGTAAGCATCCGGTTCCGCATGATATACGAGACAACGTACCTTTGGAAATTGCATGGACTGTGATCCCAACCTTTATTGCCCTCTCAATGTTCTACATAGGCTGGCAATCCTACATTGGGTTGCGCACTGTTCCAGAGAACGCAATAGAAATAGAAGTGCTAGGGCAACAATATTCCTGGATTTTTATATATGATAATGACAAAGAAACGGAAAACACCCTGGTGGTCCCCCTGGGGCAACCCATTAAGTTGAATATAACTTCAATAGATGTTCTCCATAGTTTTTATATCCCGGCATTTCGTGTCAAGGTGGATGCCGTAAAGGGCATGGAGAACTATGTCTGGTTTAATGCGGATGTGCTTGGAGAGTATGATATCCTTTGTACTGAATATTGTGGCACGGAACATTCGGCCATGGTGGCAAAGTTGAGGATAGTTCCCGAAGAAGAGTATCTGGTTTGGCTGGAAAGTGAGGATGAATGA
- a CDS encoding UbiA family prenyltransferase: MNEIRNDSNCSTFHVDLLHTVSAVRRLAKVPLCLLIACSTAFGASLAPGSSLSSGWAVSVGVFLLAMGAATLNSLQEVASDSLMQRTRNRPLVRGELSVKFAALQTALLICSGMAILQLASISGVSPGLGFVALFLYNGFYTPLKKVTLYALVPGAICGAIPPLIGLAAMGGELLSHQALLLFALLILWQIPHFFLVQLQHKHDYLTSVQPSFLQKFSETGLRKLAVVWISSLGFVMLLFTISPMVESFRQCGLIGLNAAIFTFMISRQLLLQKSRNYKMLFISMNTMLVFHMLILSF, translated from the coding sequence ATGAATGAGATCAGAAATGATTCCAACTGCTCTACATTTCACGTAGATCTTCTGCATACAGTTTCTGCAGTCAGGCGACTTGCTAAAGTACCGCTTTGTTTATTGATCGCTTGTTCGACAGCATTTGGTGCCAGCCTGGCACCAGGTTCCAGTCTCTCAAGTGGATGGGCAGTGTCGGTAGGTGTGTTTCTGTTGGCAATGGGGGCTGCGACGCTGAATTCGCTGCAGGAGGTGGCTTCAGACAGTCTGATGCAGCGAACCAGGAACAGGCCACTGGTGCGGGGGGAGTTGTCTGTTAAATTTGCCGCTCTGCAAACAGCACTCCTTATTTGCAGCGGAATGGCAATTCTGCAACTGGCAAGTATCTCCGGAGTATCACCTGGCCTCGGTTTTGTGGCATTATTCCTCTATAACGGCTTTTATACTCCGCTCAAAAAGGTAACCCTTTATGCTCTGGTTCCGGGCGCAATCTGTGGAGCGATACCTCCCCTGATCGGTCTCGCGGCCATGGGGGGAGAGCTGCTGTCACATCAGGCATTATTACTTTTCGCTTTACTCATCTTGTGGCAGATTCCACATTTTTTTCTGGTGCAGCTGCAACACAAGCACGATTATCTGACCTCGGTACAGCCCAGTTTTCTGCAAAAATTTTCAGAGACTGGATTACGAAAACTGGCAGTCGTCTGGATCAGTTCGCTCGGCTTTGTCATGCTGTTATTCACCATTTCTCCAATGGTAGAAAGTTTCAGGCAATGTGGCCTGATTGGCCTAAATGCAGCGATTTTTACTTTCATGATTTCTCGCCAATTACTTTTGCAAAAGAGCAGGAACTATAAAATGCTCTTCATCTCCATGAACACCATGTTGGTTTTTCACATGTTGATTCTTTCGTTTTGA
- a CDS encoding cytochrome C oxidase subunit IV family protein: protein MGEHGTHHILSYGKLAAVLGCLLMLTVVTIGVSYVDLGFFNVPVAIGIASTKATLVLLFFMHLKYEGPLIVWSFISAVIFLAIMITFTFWDVAFRY from the coding sequence ATGGGTGAGCATGGAACACACCATATTCTGAGTTATGGCAAGCTGGCCGCTGTTCTAGGTTGCCTGTTGATGCTCACTGTGGTGACCATTGGGGTTTCGTACGTTGATCTCGGTTTTTTTAACGTGCCTGTGGCAATTGGCATTGCCTCCACCAAGGCAACTCTGGTGCTGCTCTTTTTCATGCACCTCAAATATGAAGGGCCGCTCATAGTCTGGTCTTTCATCAGCGCGGTCATTTTTTTAGCCATAATGATAACGTTCACTTTTTGGGATGTGGCGTTCAGATATTAA
- a CDS encoding DOMON domain-containing protein: protein MRNRLWNILIAGISFAVIFASQAVAAEYDHTVEAKNISFSWKIDGDNLAGQVSAKTEGWVGVGFNPSAKMKDANYVIGYVKAGKVKIVDEFGVTATGHKADDKVGGTENVTVVGGTEEGGITTIEFVIPLNSGDEKDGVIDPNADTVLLLAYGGGRDSFRAKHKYREVMTVNLGSGEMK from the coding sequence ATGCGCAATCGCTTATGGAACATCTTAATAGCAGGAATATCTTTCGCTGTCATTTTTGCCTCGCAAGCTGTAGCTGCAGAATACGATCACACTGTTGAGGCAAAAAACATATCCTTTTCATGGAAAATTGATGGTGACAATCTTGCCGGGCAGGTCAGTGCCAAGACTGAAGGCTGGGTCGGGGTAGGGTTCAATCCTTCAGCTAAAATGAAAGATGCCAATTACGTTATTGGTTACGTCAAAGCTGGTAAGGTAAAAATTGTCGATGAGTTCGGAGTTACCGCCACAGGCCACAAGGCAGATGACAAGGTGGGTGGCACCGAAAACGTAACGGTAGTCGGCGGTACTGAGGAAGGAGGCATCACCACCATCGAGTTCGTCATCCCCCTGAACTCAGGTGACGAGAAAGATGGGGTTATAGATCCTAATGCAGATACCGTGCTACTTCTGGCTTACGGCGGAGGACGCGATAGCTTCAGGGCCAAGCATAAGTATCGCGAAGTTATGACCGTTAACCTCGGTAGCGGTGAGATGAAGTAG
- a CDS encoding NAD(P)/FAD-dependent oxidoreductase, which translates to MMNENGKHLVLAGAGHAHMVTLKNIRTITERGHRVTVIGPSPIHYYSGMGPGMLGGSYHPEQISFKSQQTVEERGGLFLSDSVVRIDPDHKIVHLQSGQTVSYDVLSCNLGSTVIREFESESDRIEGIFSSKPIESLLAARDYFGRNGKDKALKIVVIGGGPSAAEISGNLMQAAERYSLQKPEVTVFCRGGFMTKFSDKVQKVCREYLQNQGVTIRLREPVVRIKPGAVVSCLGNEFEQDMVLYAQGVKPSAVFDESGLKTGPAGGLLVNSYLQSPEHPEIFGGGDCIYFEPSPLDKVGVYAVRQNPILYHNLLASLEDKPLKEFSPGGDYMLIFNLGKGYGVLQKRALFIKGSLAFRIKDYIDRKFIRRFS; encoded by the coding sequence ATGATGAATGAAAATGGGAAGCACTTAGTACTTGCAGGGGCGGGCCATGCTCATATGGTTACCCTTAAAAACATTCGGACAATCACTGAACGCGGTCACAGGGTAACCGTAATCGGACCGTCACCAATTCATTATTACTCTGGGATGGGGCCGGGAATGCTGGGTGGTAGCTATCATCCGGAGCAGATTTCCTTCAAGAGTCAGCAGACGGTCGAAGAGCGGGGAGGCCTTTTTCTCTCAGACAGTGTTGTTCGAATTGACCCTGACCACAAAATAGTGCATTTACAATCGGGCCAAACTGTTTCCTATGATGTTTTGTCATGCAACCTTGGCAGCACGGTTATTCGGGAGTTCGAGTCTGAATCAGATAGGATAGAGGGTATATTTAGTTCGAAACCCATCGAGAGTTTGCTGGCAGCACGAGACTATTTCGGCAGAAACGGTAAAGATAAAGCCCTGAAAATAGTCGTGATAGGAGGTGGTCCATCGGCTGCAGAAATTTCCGGAAACCTGATGCAGGCAGCAGAACGATACAGTTTGCAAAAGCCGGAAGTGACTGTCTTTTGTCGTGGCGGGTTTATGACGAAGTTTTCAGACAAGGTTCAGAAAGTTTGTCGTGAGTATCTTCAAAATCAGGGCGTTACAATACGTTTACGTGAGCCTGTGGTACGTATCAAGCCCGGAGCGGTGGTGAGTTGTCTTGGTAACGAATTTGAACAGGATATGGTTCTGTATGCACAGGGAGTGAAACCTTCCGCAGTTTTCGATGAATCTGGCTTGAAAACAGGGCCTGCAGGTGGCCTGTTGGTCAATTCATATCTGCAATCGCCGGAACATCCGGAAATATTTGGTGGTGGCGATTGTATCTATTTTGAACCTTCACCCCTTGATAAGGTTGGAGTTTATGCTGTTCGCCAAAATCCAATATTGTACCATAACCTGCTGGCGAGCCTGGAGGATAAACCATTGAAGGAATTCTCTCCTGGTGGCGATTATATGCTGATCTTCAATCTTGGTAAGGGGTATGGGGTCCTGCAGAAACGGGCACTATTCATAAAAGGCAGCCTGGCATTTCGAATTAAGGACTATATCGATCGTAAGTTTATCCGTCGATTCAGCTGA
- a CDS encoding glycosyltransferase, whose product MEGVSIIIPTLNEAENIDPLLERIHTALAPYDFAFEIVFSDGASADMTREVIELWQNKAEVRLVENEQGKGLAAAVISGARAAKHDFLVVMDADLSHPPEVIPGLLEPLMSGRADMVVGSRYVRGGSTPDWPVKRKIISRLATLPARMFTHIKDPLSGFIAVRRERLAKIEDEVCGFKIGLELLATAEDDVRVHEVPIAFSDRRWGQSKLSTGVVTDYIKQLAMLVGISLLPGGFKWLFPVFLTVVVTDSALFTAFLHYGIAAGWAHCLSFLPAAALGGVLGVKTLARNDIREVSGLLNWYFIGTACVCLLTLFLRSGVVATSLRINGELTTAFVFYFGLLSFLGAYSGIIFWVHSLNKRRISGRQLRTYYGLGVVFYLMLLRLAYIGGMELLPEEQYYYQLITQDQVDTPAALLPAPALLGALGMPNFPELLLGFRLGVWLLWLMTLGFIFSLARDMYDRQVAFALVLLFSIVPFFFAAGFFVTNEAILTLIWCAALYLIYRAIVTGARSAWILAGIIIGAGLQLDVRLSVMIAGVLVYLCYSITRGKLLLSLTEPYLGLAAMLLTFLPAIIIKGGRLAVDVSTREVYSGPVWMESLLGGVLSSAWLLPVILLTPTVLAAGVVWAWLFLKAGIREQRLEGERADRHRLFLIAFFGVPFLLFLVPGLFEKNILCAWGLIWGGLMPTIAALMAFRGNYGNSELSQHPGSVGLSGGDSEPVSRGREQLDSTSVEKERVTAILRRCWWPTVCMMLLIYGAGLHLMVL is encoded by the coding sequence ATGGAAGGTGTTTCCATAATTATCCCGACGCTTAATGAAGCCGAGAATATAGATCCCCTATTGGAGCGGATTCATACCGCACTTGCGCCATATGATTTTGCTTTTGAGATTGTTTTCTCCGATGGGGCCTCTGCAGACATGACCAGAGAGGTCATTGAGCTCTGGCAGAATAAGGCTGAAGTGAGGTTGGTTGAAAATGAGCAGGGGAAAGGATTGGCTGCCGCGGTCATCTCCGGGGCCAGGGCAGCAAAGCATGATTTCCTGGTTGTGATGGATGCAGATTTGAGTCACCCTCCCGAAGTTATACCTGGTCTACTTGAGCCGTTAATGAGTGGCAGGGCGGATATGGTTGTCGGCAGCAGGTATGTGCGGGGCGGGTCAACTCCTGACTGGCCGGTCAAAAGAAAAATTATATCCAGACTTGCGACCTTACCGGCAAGGATGTTTACCCATATTAAAGATCCGCTGTCTGGTTTTATCGCCGTGCGGCGGGAGCGCCTTGCAAAAATTGAGGACGAGGTATGTGGCTTTAAGATTGGTTTGGAGTTACTGGCGACGGCGGAGGATGACGTGAGAGTACATGAAGTTCCCATAGCATTCAGTGACAGGCGTTGGGGACAATCCAAACTGAGCACAGGGGTGGTGACGGACTATATCAAGCAGTTGGCAATGCTGGTCGGCATCAGCCTGTTACCGGGTGGGTTTAAATGGCTTTTTCCTGTATTTCTTACTGTAGTAGTAACCGATAGCGCACTCTTTACGGCTTTTTTGCATTATGGCATAGCGGCGGGGTGGGCCCATTGTCTCAGTTTTCTCCCGGCCGCCGCCCTGGGAGGTGTGCTCGGTGTAAAAACTCTTGCCCGAAATGATATTCGCGAGGTCTCCGGACTGCTTAACTGGTATTTTATCGGCACGGCTTGTGTCTGTTTGCTGACACTCTTTTTGCGGAGCGGGGTTGTTGCGACTTCGTTGAGAATAAATGGAGAACTTACCACCGCATTTGTATTCTATTTTGGCCTGCTGAGTTTCTTGGGTGCTTATTCAGGAATAATTTTCTGGGTACATTCCCTAAACAAGCGAAGAATTAGTGGGAGACAACTCAGGACCTATTACGGACTGGGCGTTGTATTCTACCTTATGCTGTTGCGACTGGCGTATATCGGTGGTATGGAGTTATTACCCGAAGAGCAATACTATTACCAACTGATTACACAGGATCAAGTCGATACACCTGCAGCACTTCTTCCTGCGCCAGCGTTGTTAGGTGCTCTTGGAATGCCGAATTTCCCTGAATTGCTTCTTGGATTTCGGTTGGGCGTTTGGTTGTTGTGGCTCATGACCCTCGGTTTTATCTTCAGTCTGGCCAGGGATATGTATGATCGGCAGGTTGCGTTTGCTCTTGTTTTGCTGTTTTCCATAGTACCGTTCTTTTTTGCAGCCGGTTTCTTTGTAACCAATGAAGCAATTCTAACACTTATCTGGTGTGCGGCTCTCTATCTGATTTATCGGGCGATTGTAACCGGGGCCAGGAGCGCCTGGATTTTGGCGGGCATTATTATTGGCGCGGGATTGCAGCTTGATGTGCGGCTGAGTGTGATGATCGCTGGAGTGTTGGTTTATCTGTGCTACTCAATTACAAGAGGGAAGTTGCTGCTATCCCTAACTGAGCCGTATTTGGGCCTGGCGGCGATGCTGCTGACATTTCTGCCAGCTATTATCATTAAGGGGGGGAGGTTGGCTGTAGATGTTTCGACCAGAGAGGTGTACAGCGGACCCGTGTGGATGGAATCGTTATTGGGGGGCGTGCTCAGCAGTGCGTGGTTGCTGCCGGTCATCTTGCTTACGCCGACAGTACTTGCGGCGGGCGTTGTCTGGGCTTGGTTGTTTTTGAAAGCTGGTATTCGAGAGCAGCGGCTGGAGGGAGAGCGTGCAGACCGTCACAGGTTATTTCTGATAGCATTTTTTGGAGTGCCGTTTTTGTTGTTTCTTGTCCCTGGTCTGTTTGAAAAAAACATTCTCTGTGCCTGGGGTTTAATCTGGGGGGGATTGATGCCGACAATCGCTGCCCTGATGGCCTTCAGGGGGAATTATGGTAATTCGGAACTTTCACAACACCCAGGATCTGTAGGCCTGTCTGGTGGTGACAGCGAGCCGGTGAGTCGTGGTAGAGAGCAGCTTGACTCAACTTCGGTTGAAAAAGAACGCGTAACTGCAATTCTTCGGCGCTGCTGGTGGCCTACAGTCTGCATGATGCTGCTTATTTATGGTGCGGGGTTGCATTTGATGGTGTTGTAG
- a CDS encoding cytochrome c oxidase subunit 3 family protein, with protein MSTRYDTTGIKVGMWIFLYSEIILFGGLFVLYAVYFYRYPEFFVEGGKELNRFFGSANTIVLLISSFTVASSITALQLGRKKLTIGLLSFSLICGFIFLVNKYFEWGAKFHHGIYPNSEKLVEGEPGINIFFGLYYVITGLHGLHVIIGMVLLAISLVMVAKDIITPQRIAMLDNSGLYWHLVDLIWIFVFPLFYLVL; from the coding sequence ATGTCAACCAGATACGATACTACTGGAATCAAGGTGGGCATGTGGATCTTTCTCTACTCTGAGATCATCCTTTTCGGTGGTTTGTTTGTGCTCTACGCAGTCTACTTTTACCGTTATCCGGAATTTTTCGTGGAAGGTGGGAAGGAATTGAATCGTTTCTTTGGTTCTGCCAATACTATCGTCCTGCTGATTTCAAGTTTTACGGTGGCGTCATCCATAACCGCTCTGCAGCTTGGTAGAAAAAAACTCACCATTGGCCTGCTTTCCTTTTCTCTTATTTGCGGGTTCATCTTTCTTGTGAACAAGTATTTTGAATGGGGCGCCAAATTCCACCATGGAATTTACCCGAATTCAGAAAAGTTGGTGGAAGGGGAGCCGGGAATAAATATTTTCTTCGGACTCTATTACGTAATAACCGGCCTGCATGGACTGCATGTGATAATCGGTATGGTGCTGCTTGCCATTAGTCTGGTAATGGTTGCAAAAGATATCATTACCCCCCAGCGAATAGCCATGCTCGATAACTCTGGTCTGTACTGGCATCTTGTCGATCTGATCTGGATTTTCGTTTTCCCGCTGTTTTATCTGGTGCTATGA
- a CDS encoding cytochrome c oxidase subunit I yields MTQAASFFETPSPSHLTGIKAWLLTHDHKRLGLMYMWAVLFWFSLAMIVGLLIRTELMSQGKTLMDADMYNAMFTLHGVIMIFLFIIPAIPAIFGNFFLPIQIGTDDVFFPRLNLFSWYLYMFGGVLAVLSLFTGQGFADTGWTFYVPFSVSTERNVTLTVSAAFILGMSSMLTGLNFVTTVHRMRDKAMGWMQIPLFTWSLYATAWVQILATPVISITLVLVVIERLLGVGLFEPDKGGDPILYQHLFWMYSHPAVYIMILPGMGVISEIIPVFSRKAIFGYKAIAGSSMAIAIAGSLVWAHHMYTSGMSDVSVFVFSLLTFLVAVPSAVKVFSWVSTMYKGAIEMSPPLLMSLMFIYLFSVGGLTGLVLGAAGPDIHVHDTYFVVAHFHFVMFGGTGFAFFAALHYWWPKMFGIMYDFRKAYIGMTFACVGFMFHYMPMLVLGLQGMPRRYYDYLPQYEGGNFVAGIGGYVMVFGFALMLYNLIISFRKRVPAPADPWGGPTLEWSVPSPPPLLNFVDKPRVKSYPYDFSEILKREENAPEPESAAD; encoded by the coding sequence ATGACTCAAGCAGCATCATTTTTCGAAACCCCCTCACCATCTCATCTTACCGGCATCAAAGCCTGGCTTCTGACCCACGACCATAAAAGGTTAGGGCTGATGTATATGTGGGCGGTGCTGTTCTGGTTCTCATTGGCCATGATTGTCGGGCTGTTGATACGGACAGAATTGATGTCTCAGGGGAAAACCCTGATGGATGCGGATATGTATAATGCCATGTTTACCCTGCATGGTGTCATTATGATTTTTCTCTTTATCATTCCGGCAATTCCTGCGATCTTTGGTAATTTCTTTCTGCCAATCCAGATCGGAACAGACGATGTGTTTTTTCCCAGGCTCAACCTCTTCTCCTGGTATCTGTATATGTTTGGCGGAGTGCTGGCGGTATTGTCGCTCTTTACCGGGCAGGGGTTTGCCGATACCGGCTGGACCTTCTACGTACCATTCAGCGTATCTACTGAGCGAAACGTCACACTTACGGTGAGCGCTGCCTTTATTCTCGGCATGTCTTCCATGCTCACCGGTCTGAACTTCGTAACAACCGTGCACCGAATGCGGGATAAGGCCATGGGCTGGATGCAGATTCCGCTCTTTACCTGGTCGCTGTATGCCACAGCCTGGGTTCAGATCCTGGCTACGCCGGTGATCTCAATTACCCTGGTGCTGGTAGTAATAGAGCGACTCCTCGGTGTAGGATTATTTGAGCCGGATAAGGGTGGAGACCCTATCCTATATCAGCATCTGTTCTGGATGTATTCCCACCCTGCGGTCTATATCATGATTCTGCCGGGTATGGGAGTGATCTCGGAGATAATCCCGGTTTTTTCACGAAAGGCGATATTTGGTTATAAGGCGATTGCCGGTTCTTCTATGGCGATTGCCATTGCGGGTTCATTGGTTTGGGCCCACCATATGTATACCAGCGGCATGAGTGATGTCTCAGTCTTTGTCTTTTCCCTACTCACGTTCCTGGTGGCAGTTCCCTCGGCGGTTAAAGTGTTTTCCTGGGTATCCACCATGTATAAGGGGGCGATTGAGATGAGTCCGCCGCTGTTGATGTCGCTGATGTTTATTTATCTCTTCAGTGTGGGCGGACTGACCGGGTTGGTGCTTGGTGCCGCCGGCCCGGACATCCATGTCCATGATACCTATTTCGTGGTGGCTCATTTTCATTTTGTGATGTTTGGCGGAACCGGATTCGCCTTTTTTGCAGCACTGCATTACTGGTGGCCAAAGATGTTCGGCATTATGTATGACTTTAGAAAAGCGTATATCGGCATGACCTTTGCTTGTGTAGGTTTCATGTTCCACTATATGCCCATGTTGGTTCTTGGGTTGCAGGGAATGCCGCGCCGCTACTATGACTATCTGCCTCAATATGAGGGTGGAAATTTTGTGGCGGGTATCGGTGGCTATGTGATGGTATTCGGTTTTGCCCTCATGCTCTATAACCTGATAATCAGTTTTAGAAAGCGGGTTCCTGCGCCGGCAGACCCGTGGGGTGGCCCAACCCTCGAATGGTCGGTACCATCACCACCACCATTGTTAAATTTTGTCGATAAACCGAGGGTCAAGTCCTACCCGTACGATTTTAGTGAGATCCTTAAGCGGGAAGAGAACGCACCTGAACCTGAAAGCGCAGCAGATTAA
- a CDS encoding class II fumarate hydratase, with protein sequence MNDSGKRTERDSMGPVEIAEDALYGPQTQRAINNFTISSLVMPWQFLSTVILVKKIAAITNMELGLLDQDQGHAIVNSCLKLLKGGLRDHFPVPIYQTGSGTSTNMNVNEVIARLATLEGAEIDANDHVNLGQSSNDVIPTAIHVSTAVGITSQLIPALDTLIETIRVRGREHHDVVKTGRTHLMDALPIRLQAEFEAWAIQLEECCERFNDGLARITRLPLGGTAIGSGVNCHPDFKAIAISKLSQETGVEFSSAASAYKGLSSMDSAVEISGHCKTTATCLFKIANDLRLMNSGPLSGMGEIQLPALQPGSSIMPAKVNPVIPEAVCMAAAQVIGYDTAITICSQSGNFQLNTMMPLIGANLLGAIELISGSCLCLADKAIRDMTIDTERASAALEKNPILVTALNPEIGYLRAAELAKLAVKEGRTILEVARDHTDLPEELLQELLNPENMADGGKK encoded by the coding sequence ATGAACGACAGCGGAAAACGTACAGAGCGTGACAGTATGGGTCCTGTAGAAATAGCCGAAGATGCTCTCTACGGGCCCCAGACCCAGCGGGCCATAAATAATTTCACAATTTCCTCTCTGGTCATGCCCTGGCAGTTCCTGTCAACCGTAATCCTTGTTAAAAAAATCGCAGCCATTACCAACATGGAACTTGGCCTGCTTGATCAGGATCAGGGGCACGCAATCGTCAATAGTTGTCTCAAGCTCCTCAAAGGTGGTTTACGCGATCACTTTCCCGTTCCAATCTATCAGACCGGGTCCGGCACCAGTACCAACATGAATGTGAATGAAGTCATCGCCCGCCTGGCCACTCTTGAAGGGGCCGAAATAGATGCCAACGACCATGTCAACCTCGGGCAATCGAGCAACGATGTCATTCCAACCGCCATCCATGTCTCCACAGCCGTCGGTATTACTTCACAATTGATACCCGCACTGGATACATTGATCGAAACCATCAGAGTACGTGGCAGAGAACACCATGACGTGGTGAAAACCGGCAGAACCCACCTGATGGACGCCCTGCCGATTCGCCTGCAAGCCGAATTCGAGGCCTGGGCCATCCAACTGGAAGAGTGCTGTGAGCGTTTCAACGATGGACTTGCCAGAATTACCAGACTCCCGCTTGGCGGCACAGCCATCGGCAGCGGTGTAAACTGTCATCCGGATTTCAAGGCAATTGCAATCTCAAAACTGTCCCAGGAGACCGGAGTGGAATTCAGCTCCGCTGCATCAGCCTACAAGGGATTAAGCAGCATGGACAGCGCAGTTGAAATTTCAGGCCATTGCAAAACCACGGCAACCTGTCTGTTCAAGATCGCCAACGATTTAAGATTGATGAATTCCGGACCTCTCTCCGGAATGGGCGAAATCCAGCTCCCCGCATTGCAACCAGGTTCATCCATCATGCCCGCCAAGGTCAACCCGGTCATACCTGAAGCGGTATGCATGGCGGCTGCTCAGGTTATTGGTTATGACACCGCTATAACTATCTGCTCACAATCGGGTAATTTTCAACTCAATACTATGATGCCCCTTATAGGAGCAAACCTTCTTGGTGCGATAGAGCTGATATCGGGAAGCTGTCTTTGCCTGGCTGATAAAGCGATCAGAGACATGACAATTGATACAGAGCGAGCCAGTGCAGCTTTAGAAAAAAACCCGATTTTGGTCACAGCGCTCAACCCGGAGATAGGTTATCTTCGTGCCGCCGAGCTCGCCAAGCTTGCGGTGAAAGAGGGACGAACCATACTGGAAGTCGCCAGGGATCATACTGATCTGCCGGAAGAACTCCTGCAGGAATTATTGAATCCGGAAAATATGGCGGACGGAGGAAAAAAATAG
- a CDS encoding desulfoferrodoxin — MPERLEVYKCDLCGNIVEMLNGGGSNLVCCGQDMDLMTENTTDAAVEKHVPALEKKADGWQVNVGSVDHPMTDAHFIEWIELIDNGTVYREFLSPGDKPAAFFPVQADEVTVRAYCNLHGLWKA, encoded by the coding sequence ATGCCTGAAAGACTCGAAGTGTACAAATGTGATTTATGTGGAAATATTGTGGAAATGCTTAATGGCGGCGGTTCCAATCTGGTTTGTTGTGGTCAGGACATGGACCTGATGACCGAAAACACCACCGATGCAGCTGTTGAGAAGCATGTTCCAGCTCTTGAGAAAAAAGCTGATGGCTGGCAAGTAAACGTCGGTTCTGTCGATCATCCAATGACTGATGCCCATTTCATCGAGTGGATTGAACTGATTGACAATGGCACTGTTTACCGGGAATTCCTCTCACCTGGCGACAAACCTGCAGCATTCTTCCCTGTTCAGGCAGATGAGGTTACCGTACGCGCCTACTGCAATCTCCATGGGCTCTGGAAAGCGTAG